In Paenibacillus sp. J23TS9, a single genomic region encodes these proteins:
- a CDS encoding DivIVA domain-containing protein gives MPLTPLDIHNKEFSRRLRGYDEDEVNEFLDQVIKDYEIVIRENKELHNQMMSIQERLDHFVHIEETLSKTIIVAQEAADEVKNNAKKEAQLIIKESEKNADRIINESLSKSRKIAMEVEELKKQASIYRTRFRTLVEAQLELLSQDGWEALESSNDSRNTREANEVY, from the coding sequence ATGCCATTAACGCCACTGGATATACATAACAAGGAATTTTCCCGCCGGCTCCGGGGTTATGATGAAGATGAAGTGAATGAATTCCTCGATCAGGTCATCAAGGATTATGAAATTGTAATCCGGGAAAACAAGGAACTTCATAACCAGATGATGTCCATACAGGAAAGACTGGATCATTTCGTTCATATTGAAGAGACGCTTTCCAAAACCATTATTGTGGCTCAGGAAGCAGCAGATGAAGTGAAAAACAACGCCAAGAAGGAAGCACAGCTGATCATTAAGGAATCCGAGAAGAATGCGGACCGGATTATTAACGAATCGTTGTCCAAATCGCGTAAAATTGCGATGGAAGTGGAAGAACTGAAAAAACAGGCTTCAATCTACCGTACGCGTTTCCGGACGTTGGTGGAAGCACAGCTTGAGCTTCTGAGCCAAGATGGCTGGGAAGCGCTGGAATCCTCCAATGATTCCCGGAATACCCGTGAAGCAAATGAAGTATACTAG